In the genome of Natronorubrum sediminis, one region contains:
- a CDS encoding FxLYD domain-containing protein, protein MELKQTRRKVIAMGGVGIGAALAGCTGSADDDDGEYQGGGDDDDDNGNENEDDLPDEEEVEDRDEGEDYLEFGDLSITEHDLVVEEDEFLDEVYVEGVVENGDDDMFDYVEVSVRVYDADGHQLDRYMTNTQDLDPDQTWAFEVTIMEDAEDVDDFDIAVSGSQH, encoded by the coding sequence ATGGAATTGAAACAGACGCGGCGGAAGGTAATCGCAATGGGTGGCGTTGGGATCGGTGCAGCACTTGCAGGTTGTACTGGGAGTGCAGACGATGATGACGGAGAGTATCAGGGTGGCGGCGACGATGACGACGACAACGGCAACGAGAACGAGGACGACCTCCCAGACGAGGAAGAAGTCGAAGACCGTGATGAAGGTGAGGACTATCTCGAGTTTGGAGATCTCTCGATTACCGAGCACGACTTAGTTGTTGAAGAAGACGAGTTCCTTGACGAGGTGTACGTCGAGGGAGTTGTCGAAAATGGCGACGATGACATGTTCGATTACGTTGAGGTCAGTGTCCGCGTGTACGATGCAGATGGGCATCAACTTGACCGATATATGACCAACACGCAGGATCTCGATCCTGACCAAACGTGGGCCTTTGAAGTCACTATCATGGAAGATGCCGAAGATGTCGACGACTTCGACATCGCCGTCAGCGGCTCCCAGCACTGA
- a CDS encoding DUF7532 family protein: MHFDQRTQQALREVGLETDDLRAASTAVVEAVEADARALEEFFDESNTVYSDMEMAHSSAEFPEHAVEYLDLTTHADEMRGWLRFDTWGAYVENGRLLPDDSVELTLGPTINDRVRFAPDRETLR; this comes from the coding sequence ATGCACTTCGATCAACGAACGCAACAGGCGCTGCGGGAGGTCGGCCTCGAGACCGACGACCTGAGAGCCGCGTCGACAGCCGTCGTCGAGGCCGTCGAAGCGGACGCGAGGGCGCTCGAGGAGTTCTTCGACGAGTCCAACACCGTCTACTCGGATATGGAGATGGCTCACTCGAGCGCCGAGTTCCCCGAACACGCGGTCGAATACCTCGATCTGACGACTCACGCCGACGAGATGCGCGGCTGGCTCCGATTCGATACGTGGGGCGCGTACGTCGAAAACGGACGACTCTTACCCGACGACTCCGTCGAACTGACGCTCGGGCCGACGATCAACGACCGCGTTCGGTTCGCCCCCGACCGCGAGACGTTGCGGTGA
- a CDS encoding DUF402 domain-containing protein: protein MTTARVRGIYTTAITRLIEENGLDVVQASDPIQARFDTDFGTEPADVTLETTRDRQGVEVSGVLDDVDEIVAELEALALDSFRWEDDVARGAVFDCEVLEAGGGSGATVDLGEGRRGYLTYDDVDGYVDAGNRYRVQVREPTPPWSDDDPRVVPTLEVQGGLCHLSRDRNGVSAALRGERAEELVGMTELLSVDVPADWGLRWQRTAIDADLEGMTDALERVATRAETLEDNLADAPEDPGEPQLLASPRRTAWCWFGRETRFELDALRRDVETTMPGHHRTKAADRAASAAVDFAEAVSEPDSDAASGDDDFPFDAVSEQFGPTTGDRLEIRHGKPDGQCFSLGRGEVTDWDRDGSITLERSMRGGGSYDALGVAKEDGDVAVTKLREGRWWYPTTYRSDDGSAKGTYVNVCTPVELFPDAARYIDLYVDVIRLPDGTVDIVDADELEAAVDEGHVSEELSAKALGVAEAVERALSK from the coding sequence ATGACGACCGCGCGAGTCCGTGGCATCTACACCACGGCCATCACCCGGCTTATCGAGGAGAACGGCCTCGACGTGGTACAGGCATCAGACCCGATCCAAGCGCGTTTCGACACGGACTTTGGGACCGAACCGGCCGACGTGACCCTCGAGACAACGCGAGACAGACAGGGCGTCGAAGTTTCCGGCGTCCTCGATGACGTCGACGAAATCGTGGCCGAACTCGAGGCTCTCGCGCTCGATTCCTTCCGCTGGGAGGACGACGTCGCTCGCGGCGCCGTGTTCGACTGCGAGGTGCTCGAGGCCGGCGGCGGCAGCGGCGCGACGGTCGACCTCGGCGAGGGGCGACGTGGCTACCTGACGTACGACGACGTTGACGGCTACGTCGACGCCGGAAACCGCTATCGCGTGCAGGTCCGGGAACCGACGCCGCCCTGGAGCGACGACGACCCGCGAGTCGTCCCGACGCTCGAGGTGCAGGGCGGACTCTGCCACCTCTCACGGGACCGAAACGGCGTGTCTGCGGCCCTCCGTGGTGAGCGAGCCGAGGAACTCGTAGGCATGACCGAGTTGCTCTCGGTCGACGTGCCGGCGGACTGGGGCCTGCGCTGGCAACGGACAGCCATCGACGCCGACCTCGAGGGAATGACGGACGCCCTCGAGCGGGTCGCAACTCGCGCGGAGACGCTCGAGGACAACCTTGCGGACGCGCCCGAGGACCCTGGCGAACCACAACTGCTCGCGTCGCCGCGTCGGACAGCGTGGTGCTGGTTCGGCCGCGAAACCCGGTTCGAACTCGACGCGCTGCGACGCGACGTCGAGACGACGATGCCCGGCCACCACCGAACGAAGGCCGCCGACCGGGCCGCGAGCGCCGCCGTCGACTTCGCGGAGGCTGTCTCCGAACCCGATAGCGACGCTGCATCTGGGGACGACGACTTCCCGTTCGACGCCGTCTCCGAGCAGTTCGGCCCGACGACGGGCGACCGCCTCGAGATTCGCCACGGCAAACCCGACGGCCAGTGCTTCTCGCTCGGCCGCGGAGAGGTGACCGACTGGGATCGCGACGGATCGATTACGCTCGAGCGCTCGATGCGCGGGGGCGGCAGCTACGACGCACTCGGCGTGGCGAAAGAAGACGGCGACGTAGCCGTCACGAAGCTTCGCGAAGGTCGCTGGTGGTATCCGACGACGTACAGAAGCGACGACGGCTCCGCGAAGGGTACCTACGTGAACGTCTGTACCCCCGTCGAACTGTTTCCGGACGCGGCGCGCTACATCGACCTCTACGTCGACGTGATTCGCCTGCCAGACGGGACGGTCGACATCGTCGATGCGGACGAACTCGAGGCCGCAGTCGACGAGGGTCACGTCTCCGAGGAGTTGTCTGCGAAAGCGCTCGGTGTCGCCGAAGCCGTCGAGCGTGCACTGTCGAAGTAA
- a CDS encoding NUDIX hydrolase has translation MNTVTYVQKACAYITRQTGELLVFDGPGHDGLQIPKGTLENGESPRAALFREVREESGLATLTGTAHLTTDVWTRRESPPKRYVRHFFHSTVQESRDRWTHTVTDGGEEDGAEFEFRWVQPTTTQSFALDLNDYVHLLPAGGPRGDVASASD, from the coding sequence ATGAATACCGTTACGTATGTACAGAAAGCGTGTGCATACATCACTCGCCAGACGGGCGAACTCCTCGTCTTCGACGGGCCGGGTCACGACGGCCTCCAGATCCCGAAAGGCACGCTCGAGAACGGTGAATCACCACGCGCGGCGCTGTTCAGAGAGGTTCGCGAGGAGAGTGGCCTCGCGACGCTGACCGGCACGGCGCACCTGACGACCGACGTCTGGACGCGTCGCGAGTCGCCGCCCAAGCGCTACGTCCGTCATTTCTTTCACTCGACGGTACAGGAGTCCCGCGATCGCTGGACCCACACGGTAACCGACGGCGGCGAAGAAGACGGTGCCGAGTTCGAATTTCGCTGGGTACAGCCGACGACCACGCAGTCGTTCGCCCTCGACCTCAACGACTACGTGCACCTGCTGCCGGCGGGCGGTCCCCGCGGCGACGTCGCCTCCGCGTCCGATTAA
- a CDS encoding bile acid:sodium symporter family protein, which produces MGKHSRLERIGQFTSKYFVVWVVIASGFALYSPEPFVPISDYISLFLGIIMLGMGLTLTPADFLRILERPQDVFVGAMAQWVIMPVLAYVLVIGLGLPWEIGVGLILLGAAPGGTASNVMTYLGRGDVALSVTITSVTTIAAPIVMPAWVVLLAGESVTVTFGEMAQEIVLIVLLPVVAGLILRYVLDEYAPAAAEAGLSIFPAISVLAIVAIVSGIVALNVEEILAASALVFLAVVVHNGIGLGAGYGITRATGMPERRARACAFEVGLQNSGLAVALAVAFFDPIAALIPALFSVWHNISGPALATLFTHLDDETVSRSDSTTTAD; this is translated from the coding sequence ATGGGAAAACACTCTCGACTCGAGCGAATCGGACAGTTCACGAGCAAGTACTTCGTCGTCTGGGTGGTGATCGCGTCGGGGTTCGCCCTCTACTCGCCGGAGCCCTTCGTCCCGATCAGCGACTACATCTCGCTCTTTCTGGGCATCATCATGCTCGGCATGGGGCTGACGCTCACGCCGGCGGACTTTTTGCGCATCCTCGAGCGACCACAGGACGTCTTCGTCGGCGCGATGGCCCAGTGGGTCATCATGCCGGTTCTCGCCTACGTGCTCGTGATCGGACTCGGATTGCCGTGGGAGATCGGCGTCGGACTCATCCTGCTGGGCGCGGCACCCGGCGGAACGGCCTCGAACGTGATGACGTACCTCGGACGGGGCGACGTCGCGCTCTCGGTGACGATCACGTCGGTGACGACCATCGCCGCACCGATCGTCATGCCCGCCTGGGTGGTCCTCCTCGCCGGCGAGTCGGTGACGGTCACGTTCGGCGAGATGGCCCAGGAGATCGTCTTGATCGTGCTCCTTCCCGTCGTCGCTGGGCTGATCCTTCGGTACGTCCTCGACGAGTACGCACCAGCTGCCGCGGAGGCCGGGCTGTCGATTTTCCCCGCGATCAGCGTGCTCGCGATCGTCGCCATCGTCTCCGGCATCGTCGCGCTCAACGTCGAGGAAATTCTGGCTGCGAGTGCGCTCGTCTTCCTCGCCGTCGTCGTCCACAACGGCATCGGATTGGGTGCTGGCTACGGTATCACCCGTGCGACCGGGATGCCCGAACGACGAGCACGGGCCTGCGCGTTCGAAGTCGGCCTCCAGAACAGCGGCCTCGCCGTCGCGCTGGCGGTCGCCTTCTTCGACCCGATCGCCGCGTTGATCCCGGCCCTGTTCAGCGTCTGGCACAACATCTCGGGTCCCGCACTCGCGACCCTCTTTACGCATCTCGACGACGAGACGGTCTCGAGGTCCGACTCGACCACCACAGCTGACTAA
- a CDS encoding aldo/keto reductase — protein MHSQELGDSGVEVSEVGFGAWVVGTDWWGDRSEEDALEMVEYAIDQGVTYVDTGDVYGHGRSEELLGRILPDVREDVTIATKVGYDFYNNPQAGHGELPKEMDAEYLRDAVEQSLERLEIDTIDVLQLHNANVDEITPDVLELLDELKEEGKIRARGLALGPSIGWLAEGDLAIEEEFDSLQLVWNVLEQEVGNHFLETIDRTGSSTSLIPRVPHSSGILNEQVRPDTELGEGDHRGFRPDEWYETGWEKLENLRFLEQGGERTMGQASIAWLLSHDPVASVTPTFRTKADIDEWAAASEVPKLSDEEMARVEELYANDFDIDRDDGMDSLRSSVDGEDISSAGLDKLAAD, from the coding sequence ATGCACTCTCAGGAACTCGGCGACTCCGGCGTCGAGGTCAGCGAAGTCGGCTTTGGCGCGTGGGTCGTCGGCACCGACTGGTGGGGCGATCGCTCCGAAGAAGATGCACTCGAGATGGTCGAGTACGCCATCGATCAGGGCGTCACGTACGTCGACACCGGCGACGTCTACGGCCACGGCCGCAGCGAGGAACTGCTCGGTCGGATTCTCCCCGACGTTCGCGAGGACGTGACGATTGCAACCAAGGTCGGCTACGACTTCTACAACAACCCCCAGGCCGGCCACGGCGAACTTCCGAAGGAGATGGACGCCGAGTACCTTCGGGACGCCGTCGAGCAGAGCCTCGAGCGCCTCGAGATCGACACGATCGACGTGCTCCAACTCCACAACGCCAACGTCGACGAGATCACACCCGACGTGCTCGAACTCTTAGACGAACTCAAGGAAGAAGGCAAGATCCGCGCCCGCGGCCTCGCACTCGGCCCGTCGATCGGTTGGCTCGCCGAGGGCGACCTCGCCATCGAGGAGGAGTTCGACTCTCTGCAACTCGTCTGGAACGTTCTCGAACAGGAAGTCGGGAATCACTTCCTCGAGACGATCGACCGAACGGGCTCCTCGACGAGCCTGATTCCCCGCGTCCCTCACTCCTCGGGCATCCTGAACGAACAGGTTAGACCCGACACAGAACTCGGCGAGGGCGACCACCGCGGCTTCCGCCCCGACGAGTGGTACGAGACGGGCTGGGAGAAACTCGAGAACCTGCGCTTTTTGGAACAGGGTGGCGAGCGAACGATGGGACAGGCCTCCATCGCGTGGCTCCTGAGCCACGACCCGGTCGCGAGCGTTACGCCGACGTTCCGGACGAAAGCCGACATCGACGAGTGGGCGGCCGCGAGCGAGGTGCCAAAACTCTCCGACGAGGAGATGGCCCGCGTCGAAGAACTGTACGCGAACGACTTCGACATCGACCGCGACGACGGAATGGACTCGCTTCGCTCCTCGGTCGACGGCGAAGACATCTCGTCGGCGGGCCTCGACAAACTCGCCGCCGACTGA
- the folP gene encoding dihydropteroate synthase: protein MEYYEAADFLFDLRRFRPKPGTESTAGLLEHLESPHEGVKFVQIAGSNGKGSTARMVEQSLRAAGYSVGLYTSPHLEDLRERIRVDGRKIPRGAVRDYVEATREYLTERGADGNSPTFFETMTAMAIWHFGREDVDVAVLEVGIGGKYDATSVVDPVASAVTSVTLEHTGILGETEAEIARDKAHVVPADQPLVTGVSGDALAGVREVADDVVTVRSTTKDGEETVDELADDPSDDDEPADVLVEYEGRVNHTESAVTITRDDWRLETRLPLPGAHQAENAGIAAVLAKQVAAITDDDLARGLRNAHWPGRFEVIDTEPLVILDGAHNPGACEQLAATLSTYAYDDLRVVFGAMHDKDHREMVAALPTPDSVVTTEPSLARAEDRDVLATVFDDAGAADVRTNETVRDALESALTDAGPDDCVLVTGSLFAVAEARSRWTATGVPKRVRTLADANTVLSSANVPGFASHSSRGEAVHRVLTLTLERQHATTLQSALLRQGGECALSGLQRDDETVDAVLMGTLSQFERLVDTLESERESALTDVAQDVRATLENADASEATGSSEGRVDTSYPWHERTAVMGILNVTPDSFHDGGEYDALEDALEQAEAMIDAGVDVIDIGGESTRPGADPVPIEEEIERVVPVVERLADLDVRLSIDTRKAAVADAALEAGADIINDVSGLEDPEMRFVVAEHDAALVVMHSIDAPVVPEREVEYDDVVEDVIDQLSERILLAEKAGVDRDKIVVDPGIGFGKSAAESFEILDRLAEFHALGCPVLFGHSHKSMFGHVGCESGERGAATVAASALAADRGADIVRVHDVPENVAAVRTALAARDPEHFEW, encoded by the coding sequence ATGGAGTATTACGAGGCAGCGGACTTTCTTTTCGATCTGCGGCGGTTCCGCCCGAAGCCGGGGACGGAATCCACGGCGGGGCTCCTCGAGCACCTCGAGTCGCCCCACGAGGGGGTGAAGTTCGTACAGATTGCTGGCTCCAACGGGAAGGGGAGCACAGCGCGAATGGTCGAACAGAGCCTTCGAGCGGCCGGGTACTCCGTGGGACTGTACACCTCGCCACACCTCGAGGACCTTCGTGAGCGAATCCGCGTCGACGGGCGGAAGATTCCCCGCGGGGCCGTTCGTGACTACGTCGAGGCGACTCGCGAGTACCTCACTGAACGTGGTGCCGACGGCAACTCGCCGACGTTCTTCGAGACGATGACGGCGATGGCCATCTGGCACTTCGGGCGCGAGGACGTCGACGTCGCCGTCCTCGAGGTCGGTATCGGTGGGAAGTACGACGCGACGAGCGTCGTCGACCCTGTCGCGAGCGCCGTGACGAGCGTGACGCTCGAGCACACGGGTATTCTCGGCGAGACCGAAGCCGAAATCGCTCGAGACAAGGCCCACGTCGTCCCCGCAGACCAACCGCTGGTGACGGGAGTCTCGGGTGACGCGCTCGCGGGTGTCCGGGAGGTCGCCGACGACGTCGTGACGGTTCGTTCGACGACTAAAGACGGCGAAGAGACCGTGGACGAACTCGCAGACGATCCGAGTGACGACGACGAACCCGCCGACGTGCTCGTCGAGTACGAGGGTCGAGTGAACCACACCGAAAGCGCCGTCACCATCACGCGAGACGACTGGCGACTCGAGACGAGACTTCCCTTACCGGGCGCACATCAGGCGGAAAACGCCGGTATCGCGGCCGTCCTCGCGAAACAGGTCGCGGCTATCACAGACGACGACCTCGCTCGAGGACTGCGAAACGCACACTGGCCGGGTCGATTCGAAGTGATCGACACGGAGCCGCTGGTGATCCTCGACGGCGCGCACAACCCCGGTGCCTGCGAGCAACTCGCGGCGACACTCTCGACGTACGCCTACGACGACCTTCGGGTCGTCTTCGGCGCGATGCACGACAAGGACCACCGCGAGATGGTCGCCGCGTTACCGACGCCCGACTCGGTGGTGACGACGGAACCCTCACTCGCACGCGCCGAGGACCGAGACGTGCTCGCGACGGTGTTCGACGACGCCGGCGCCGCGGACGTTCGGACGAACGAGACGGTTCGAGACGCCCTCGAGAGCGCACTCACCGACGCGGGTCCCGACGACTGCGTGCTCGTCACCGGTTCCTTATTCGCCGTCGCCGAAGCGCGTTCTCGCTGGACGGCGACCGGTGTCCCGAAACGCGTTCGAACCCTCGCGGACGCCAACACCGTGCTCTCGAGTGCGAACGTTCCCGGCTTCGCCAGTCACAGCTCTCGAGGCGAGGCCGTCCACCGGGTACTCACGCTCACGCTCGAGCGCCAGCACGCGACGACACTACAATCCGCGCTGTTACGCCAGGGCGGCGAGTGCGCCCTCTCCGGTCTCCAGCGCGACGACGAAACCGTCGACGCTGTCCTGATGGGGACGCTGTCGCAGTTCGAGCGTCTCGTCGATACGCTCGAGTCCGAACGGGAATCCGCTCTGACTGACGTCGCCCAAGACGTTCGCGCGACACTCGAGAACGCCGACGCGAGCGAGGCGACTGGCTCGTCCGAAGGTCGGGTGGATACGTCCTATCCATGGCACGAACGCACCGCCGTGATGGGAATTTTGAACGTCACGCCGGACAGCTTCCACGACGGCGGCGAGTACGACGCACTCGAGGACGCCCTCGAGCAGGCCGAAGCGATGATCGACGCCGGTGTCGACGTGATCGATATCGGTGGCGAGTCGACTCGCCCCGGTGCCGACCCCGTCCCCATCGAGGAGGAAATCGAGCGCGTCGTGCCCGTCGTCGAACGATTGGCGGATCTCGACGTCCGGCTCTCGATCGACACGCGAAAGGCCGCTGTCGCGGACGCCGCACTCGAGGCCGGCGCGGACATCATCAACGACGTCTCGGGGCTCGAGGACCCGGAGATGCGCTTCGTCGTTGCCGAACACGATGCCGCACTCGTGGTCATGCACAGCATCGACGCGCCGGTCGTTCCGGAGCGGGAGGTCGAGTACGACGACGTCGTCGAGGACGTGATCGACCAGCTTTCGGAGCGAATCCTCCTCGCCGAGAAGGCTGGCGTCGACCGCGACAAGATCGTCGTCGACCCCGGTATCGGATTCGGCAAATCAGCCGCCGAGAGCTTCGAGATTCTCGACCGACTCGCGGAGTTCCACGCGCTGGGCTGTCCCGTGTTGTTCGGTCACTCCCACAAGTCGATGTTCGGTCACGTCGGTTGCGAGTCCGGCGAACGCGGGGCTGCGACGGTCGCCGCGAGCGCGCTTGCCGCCGACCGAGGTGCTGACATCGTCCGCGTCCACGACGTACCCGAAAACGTCGCCGCCGTTCGGACGGCACTCGCCGCTCGCGATCCGGAGCACTTCGAGTGGTGA
- a CDS encoding GNAT family N-acetyltransferase: protein MLFPETIETERLTLEPLCHETVDVFDFYQCCSAHEQGIDEVTRYLPWNPHESVAESKAHIDELERQWEQGTRAQYVIRPKAGEDGAGTIAGAGGLRLDWETQTAKPCVWLRKPFWGRGYSSERAAAVIELAFDQLDLELVAVTIQDGNERSRNAAESYVDTYDGQYDGIIRNSDVRPDGEIIDHHRYTITRGQYRQSDGGDRDETAETFSYEQAAGQSND from the coding sequence ATGCTGTTCCCCGAGACAATCGAGACCGAGCGACTGACGCTCGAGCCCCTCTGTCACGAGACCGTCGACGTCTTCGACTTCTATCAGTGTTGTTCAGCGCACGAGCAGGGGATCGACGAGGTGACGCGATACTTGCCGTGGAATCCACACGAATCGGTTGCGGAATCGAAGGCACACATCGACGAACTCGAGCGCCAGTGGGAGCAGGGAACGCGGGCGCAGTACGTAATTCGACCCAAAGCCGGGGAGGACGGTGCCGGAACGATCGCGGGTGCAGGTGGACTTCGACTGGACTGGGAGACCCAGACCGCAAAGCCCTGCGTCTGGTTGCGCAAACCGTTCTGGGGACGTGGCTACTCGAGTGAGCGTGCCGCCGCAGTCATCGAACTGGCGTTCGACCAACTGGATCTCGAACTCGTCGCCGTCACTATCCAGGACGGTAACGAACGCTCGCGAAACGCTGCCGAGTCCTACGTCGACACCTACGACGGCCAGTACGACGGCATCATCCGCAACTCGGACGTCAGGCCGGACGGTGAAATCATCGACCACCACCGCTACACGATCACGCGAGGGCAGTACCGACAGTCGGACGGTGGCGATCGAGACGAAACGGCGGAGACGTTCTCCTACGAGCAAGCCGCGGGTCAATCGAACGACTGA
- a CDS encoding ABC transporter ATP-binding protein produces the protein MTPADAPAIETDGLTKRYGDTTAVSELTMSVEQGTVYGFLGPNGAGKTTTMRMLTTLTKPTSGAARVAGHPITDRESVTPHIGYLPEEPPIYDELTGREQLEYAAGLRDLPADVASERIAAHLERFDLLEDADRRIEGYSKGMRQKVGVIQAVLHEPAVAFLDEPTSGLDPRAARTMRETIADLADQKMTIFLSTHILPVVDALADEIGVLHGGELVAQGDPETLKSRAETGEVRSLEEAFLEVTQDHGEQAPETEPSAK, from the coding sequence ATGACCCCCGCCGACGCCCCCGCCATCGAAACCGACGGGCTCACGAAACGGTACGGCGACACGACTGCCGTTTCCGAGTTGACGATGTCCGTCGAGCAGGGAACGGTGTACGGCTTTCTCGGACCCAACGGCGCGGGGAAGACGACGACAATGCGGATGTTGACGACACTCACGAAACCCACGTCGGGAGCGGCCCGCGTCGCCGGCCACCCGATCACGGACCGCGAGTCGGTCACCCCGCATATCGGCTATCTTCCCGAAGAGCCGCCGATCTACGACGAACTCACCGGTCGCGAACAACTCGAGTACGCTGCCGGGTTGCGAGACCTGCCAGCAGACGTCGCCTCCGAGCGCATCGCCGCACACCTCGAGCGATTCGACCTCCTCGAGGACGCCGATAGGCGCATCGAGGGCTACTCGAAGGGGATGCGTCAGAAAGTCGGCGTCATCCAGGCCGTGCTTCACGAACCAGCCGTCGCCTTCCTCGACGAACCGACGAGCGGACTCGATCCCCGTGCCGCCCGAACCATGCGCGAGACGATCGCCGACCTTGCGGATCAGAAGATGACCATCTTCCTCTCGACGCACATCCTCCCTGTCGTCGACGCGCTGGCCGACGAAATCGGCGTCCTCCACGGCGGCGAACTCGTCGCACAGGGTGACCCCGAGACGCTGAAATCTCGCGCCGAAACCGGCGAAGTCCGCAGTCTCGAGGAAGCATTTCTCGAGGTCACGCAGGACCACGGCGAGCAGGCACCCGAAACGGAACCTTCTGCAAAGTAG